The following proteins are encoded in a genomic region of Ostrea edulis chromosome 7, xbOstEdul1.1, whole genome shotgun sequence:
- the LOC130048487 gene encoding uncharacterized protein LOC130048487 → MTTKSPNQVQLLTCGERRRLKYGAAPSVFDFKNTSTTQESDRAKRKRLRESTQDTCTPMIEDLPIYMDELIVHHEVVVDQSSTSISTSMPEEMCSTAEKEIQCDIPTLGRFSIEGMKLDTKMLSYYTGLNGYDHFMLLFNILGPAAFDLNYKCGLLSPQDQLFLTLMKLRQAKEDVELAMLFKVCESTVSKIVTTWINFLYFQLKELEEQFWPSKDIIKEHMPTDFAKKFPNTRVILDATEQPIHKPSNVEAQSKTWSSYKHKNTLKTMVGVTPNGAVSYVSSTYGGSVSDRQIIEHSTLLDVGKFDAGDSIMADRGILVQDLFANQNVFINTPTFVKGKSQLDPEEIVRDRRVASKRIHVERVIGLAKRFKILKHELPMSKIPLASRIVYICFMLSNFRNCIVDKSA, encoded by the exons ATGACTACAAAATCACCGAATCAG GTGCAACTACTGACATGTG GTGAACGAAGACGACTTAAGTATGGAGCTGCGCCCTCTGTTTTTGACTTCAAGAATACCAGTACTACCCAGGAATCTGACAGAGCTAAGCGAAAGAGGCTGCGAGAGTCTActcaagatacatgtactccAATGATTGAAGACCTGCCCATATATATGGATGAATTGATTGTACATCATGAAGTTGTTGTAGATCAGTCATCTACAAGTATTTCCACATCCATGCCAGAAGAAATGTGTTCAACAGCTGAGAAAGAAATCCAGTGTGACATACCTACCTTAGGTAGATTTTCAATTGAAGGTATGAAACTGGACACTAAGATGCTTTCTTATTACACTGGTTTGAATGGCTATGATCATTTCATGCTTCTCTTTAATATTCTTGGGCCAGCAGCTTTTGACTTGAATTACAAATGTGGCTTATTAAGTCCACAAGATCAGTTGTTTTTAACTCTGATGAAACTCAGACAAGCAAAAGAAGATGTGGAACTTGCTATGCTCTTTAAAGTCTGTGAATCTACTGTTTCTAAAATTGTAACAACTTGGATTaactttttgtattttcaattaaaagagTTAGAGGAACAATTCTGGCCTTCTAAAGACATCATTAAAGAACATATGCCAACAGATTTTGCTAAAAAGTTTCCCAATACACGCGTAATTTTAGATGCAACCGAGCAACCAATTCACAAACCATCAAATGTTGAGGCACAATCCAAAACATGGTCTTCTTATAAACACAAAAACACGTTGAAAACCATGGTAGGTGTAACTCCAAATGGAGCAGTATCTTATGTATCCTCTACTTATGGGGGCTCTGTGTCTGACAGACAAATCATTGAACACTCTACTCTGCTAGATGTAGGCAAATTTGATGCTGGTGACAGCATTATGGCAGATCGGGGAATTCTTGTTCAAGATTTATTTGCGAATcagaatgtttttattaatacaCCTACGTTTGTCAAGGGCAAAAGCCAACTTGACCCCGAAGAAATAGTTAGAGATAGGCGAGTTGCCTCAAAACGTATTCATGTAGAGAGGGTGATTGGGCTTGCAAAGAggttcaaaattttgaaacatgAGCTACCAATGTCAAAAATCCCCCTAGCTTCCAGAATTGTGTACATTTGTTTTATGTTGTCAAATTTTAGGAATTGCATTGTTGATAAAAGTGCTTAA
- the LOC125655996 gene encoding uncharacterized protein LOC125655996, producing the protein MERETYVKFSVSRLKDELKKKGATTRGRKADLIDRLKAYDRNKDFKNDPIHIPEPLEVDWPTRGFQQLQESHKEEIPEICIEQIDMYFVHRLAGDRQSTGDVKAIEKGRLLVESDRVLAVSYLKEDNSLFFTGIVGAAMKTKVTYNFKLKFDKNSGDILNSHCECPAGRGPHGTCKHLAAVAIVLLSCSEGKGLRIQRSCTENLQTFHKPKHSYSGSPVKAEDLPRKQNLTDDFLNDPRPEHLKGVAGYPDRVRNMVLNHCAETSDNLTYRYLIQKAFIQAAVLDHDYLERPFTEYWVQRAVEVTADKVVAIEEQTRGQASSNNWFKERSWRITASRFGDICLATDRRNRQKLCESLYQPSAAVFRSEALVHGRTYETRAIRSFERETGQGVQRCGFFVDMDRPYLGASPDGLVGNDALIEVKCPFAGRFEKIQPGKYFPYLTMDSVTGEMKLKPTSKYFFQIQGQMLIAKKQICYFVVYTFKDLFIQKVHIDVECCQNSLLPKLDVFYDKFFMPYLLSLL; encoded by the exons ATGGAAAGAGAAACTTACGTAAAGTTTTCCGTCTCTCGACTCAAGGACGAGTTAAAGAAAAAAGGAGCCACCACGAGAGGCAGAAAAGCCGACCTTATAGACAG GCTTAAGGCATATgatagaaataaagatttcaAGAATGACCCAATTCATATACCTGAGCCTTTGGAAGTTGATTGGCCAACGAGGGGATTTCAACAGCTCCAGGAATCACATAAAGAAGAAATCCCAGAGATATGCATTGAGCAGATAgacatgtattttgtacataGATTAGCAG GTGACAGACAAAGCACTGGTGATGTCAAGGCTATCGAGAAAGGAAGGCTGCTTGTTGAAAGTGATAGAGTCTTGGCTGTGTCATATTTAAAGGAAGATAATTCCCTGTTCTTTACAGGCATTGTTGGCGCAGCCATGAAAACAAAG gTAACATACaacttcaaattaaaatttgacaaaaactCGGGAGACATTTTGAACAGCCATTGTGAGTGTCCTGCAGGACGAGGTCCCCATGGAACTTGCAAACATCTTGCTGCTGTTGCCATAGTTTTACTCTCTTGTTCTGAAGGAAAAGGTTTGAGGATTCAGAGATCATGCACAGAAAACCTGCAGACATTTCATAAACCCAAACATTCATACTCAG gTTCACCAGTCAAAGCTGAAGATCTGCCCAGGAAGCAGAATCTGactgatgattttttaaatgatccccgCCCTGAACATCTAAAAGGTGTAGCTGGTTACCCGGATAGGGTTCGCAATATGGTCTTAAACCATTGTGCAGAGACCTCAGACAATCTGACATACAGATATCTCATCCAGAAAGCATTTATTCAG GCAGCAGTATTGGACCATGATTATTTGGAAAGACCCTTCACAGAGTATTGGGTTCAACGAGCTGTTGAG GTTACAGCAGATAAAGTAGTTGCCATTGAGGAGCAGACACGTGGACAAGCCAGCTCAAATAATTGGTTCAAGGAGAGATCATGGCGGATCACAGCCTCAAGATTTGGAGATATCTGTTTAGCTACAGACAGACGTAATAGGCAGAAACTCTGCGAGTCTCTATACCAGCCTTCTGCTGCTGTATTTCGCAGTGAAGCTCTAGTCCATGGACGTACCTATGAGACACGTGCTATTAG ATCCTTTGAAAGAGAGACTGGCCAAGGTGTTCAAAGATGTGGTTTCTTTGTTGATATGGATCGACCTTACTTGGGGGCATCACCGGATGGACTCGTTGGCAATGATGCACTAATTGAAGTCAAATGTCCCTTTGCTGGTCGCTTTGAGAAGATTCAGCCTGGAAAGTACTTCCCATATCTAACAATGGACTCTGTAACTggtgaaatgaaattgaaacccacctctaaatattttttccaaatacaAGGCCAAATGCTTATtgccaaaaaacaaatttgctaTTTTGTTGTATACACTTTCAAAGATTTGTTCATCCAGAAAGTACATATTGATGTAGAATGTTGCCAGAATTCTCTTCTTCCAAAGCTTGATGTATTCTATGATAAATTTTTCATGCCATACTTGTTATCCTTGCTGTAA